Proteins encoded within one genomic window of Borrelia puertoricensis:
- a CDS encoding P12 family lipoprotein — translation MKRNILSVCMLALLCLLSCDMNALNDLLNEVREKVLDESKDNKYLNHEQGNQEQKEVVIDSLEEGVEIQQDMEVKPVNAGFEVFRQEYPYYPQEEVIKIEEKDLVPSTESEKEAQAEIEKVKGALGDSGFQQLIKNALELKDRCERGRADFYDIMGKIQSERISLTKKRKENIEKIRKLTQLQNKLNDERSNLERLMNEVEVGLNERSSAKYFFEDSEKILKEAITDRLRNNKRRSYWSRRGNGDFLARKARSNAESSLEQLESSSVKLIEAMAKIKEIEELISEAKSALGNLSR, via the coding sequence ATGAAGAGAAATATTTTATCAGTATGTATGTTAGCATTATTATGTTTGTTATCATGTGATATGAATGCCCTTAATGATTTATTAAATGAAGTAAGGGAAAAGGTTTTAGATGAAAGCAAAGATAATAAATATTTAAACCATGAACAAGGAAATCAGGAACAAAAAGAAGTTGTTATAGATTCTCTTGAAGAAGGAGTAGAAATACAACAAGACATGGAAGTAAAACCTGTTAATGCGGGATTTGAGGTGTTTAGGCAAGAGTATCCATACTATCCTCAAGAAGAAGTAATAAAAATAGAAGAAAAAGATTTAGTTCCAAGTACTGAATCCGAAAAAGAAGCACAAGCAGAAATTGAAAAAGTAAAAGGTGCTCTTGGAGATTCTGGATTCCAGCAATTAATTAAGAATGCACTTGAGCTTAAAGATAGATGTGAGCGAGGAAGAGCTGATTTTTATGATATAATGGGAAAAATTCAGAGTGAAAGAATATCACTAACCAAAAAGCGTAAGGAAAATATAGAAAAGATAAGAAAGTTAACTCAATTGCAAAATAAGTTAAATGATGAAAGGTCTAATCTCGAGAGGCTTATGAATGAAGTTGAGGTTGGACTTAATGAAAGAAGTTCTGCAAAATATTTTTTTGAAGATTCTGAAAAGATTTTAAAAGAAGCTATTACTGACAGATTAAGAAATAACAAACGTAGAAGTTACTGGTCAAGAAGAGGGAATGGTGATTTTCTAGCTAGAAAGGCACGAAGTAATGCGGAAAGTTCTTTAGAACAACTAGAATCTTCTTCTGTGAAGTTAATTGAAGCAATGGCAAAGATAAAAGAAATAGAAGAACTTATTAGTGAGGCAAAGTCTGCTCTAGGTAATCTTTCAAGATAG
- the thyX gene encoding FAD-dependent thymidylate synthase, which translates to MNTDIEREDLLNKEYKVLDKGFIKLVDYMGSEERILNAARISYRGERIRRTDAELIDYLVRNEHTSPFEQVVFTFYIKAPIFVARQWMRHRTARINEVSGSYSFLREEFYVPLEEDLKIQNIESNQIEANFAKNVLSDLRESQKTCYKLYQDMINSNVSKEVSRIALPLSLYTEWYWQIDLNNLFHFIKLRLALNESKEVSENSSKEMSEYAKILLDVIEKLVPIATKSFKNHILKGCRLSYEEIIAISGALNISKLKLDDKALNRLKDKLNIK; encoded by the coding sequence TTGAATACTGATATTGAGAGAGAAGATTTATTAAATAAGGAATATAAGGTTTTAGATAAAGGCTTTATCAAACTTGTTGATTATATGGGTAGTGAGGAGAGAATATTGAATGCAGCAAGGATTTCATATCGAGGTGAGAGAATTAGGAGGACAGATGCTGAACTTATAGATTATTTAGTTAGAAATGAGCACACAAGTCCATTTGAACAAGTGGTTTTTACATTTTATATTAAGGCTCCTATATTTGTTGCAAGGCAATGGATGAGACATAGAACAGCAAGGATTAATGAAGTATCTGGTTCATATAGTTTTCTTAGAGAAGAGTTTTATGTGCCTTTAGAGGAGGATCTAAAAATACAAAATATTGAGAGTAATCAAATTGAAGCTAATTTTGCAAAGAATGTGTTAAGTGATTTAAGAGAGAGTCAAAAAACTTGTTACAAGTTATATCAAGATATGATAAATAGTAATGTTTCAAAAGAAGTTTCTAGAATAGCTTTACCTTTAAGCTTGTATACTGAATGGTATTGGCAGATTGATTTAAATAATCTTTTTCATTTTATCAAATTAAGGTTGGCATTAAATGAATCGAAAGAGGTTAGTGAAAATTCATCAAAAGAGATGAGTGAATATGCCAAAATATTGCTTGATGTTATTGAAAAGCTTGTGCCTATTGCTACTAAAAGTTTTAAGAATCATATCTTAAAAGGGTGTAGGTTGTCTTATGAAGAGATAATAGCTATTTCTGGTGCATTAAATATTAGTAAACTCAAATTGGATGATAAGGCATTAAATAGATTAAAAGATAAGCTTAATATTAAATAA